CCCTGTTGATCGTATAGCGACGCCAGTCGAAATTGTTTGGCCGGCGAAAGCATCCCCAGCAGGTGGCGGTAATACTCGTGGTAATACATCATGGCGGCTTGTGGATCTGAGGCCAGTGCCTCTTCAATCACGTCGCGATAGTGTTGCCGGGCCGCATCATGCTCACCGCTGGCAAAGAGTGTTTCAGCCAGTTCCAGTCGCGCCCTGTGTTCGTCGGGATTCCCTTTCACGGCCGCTTGCAGGTCCTCGCGTTTCTGATCCAGCCCATATCCGCTGTGCCAGGGTTGCAATCCTTTCTCAAGGTGTTTTTCCGTCACAGCGGCACGGTGCAACTTGTAGCGGTATGCGACGGCAATCCCGATACCCAGACCGAAAAGATCCGCCCAATGGGCCATGCCGTTATTCCTGCCAAGCGTCAACGGGTCCATTCCCCCTTGCAGATCAAGTGCAAACATCAGACCGATCAGGACCAAGGCATTCATGCGCACCTGATAGTAAAGCGGCCAGAAAAAAGAGAGCAGACCCAGCAGTGGCAGCGGCACCAGAATGGTTTTAAAATAACAGCGGATCGCATAGAGGCCGATAATGCCGGCGACAGCCCCGGAGGCTCCTGGATAATCGGGAAAGTGGCCAGTTGTCCAACTTGCCAGGTCCAGATACGCCAGGCTGCTGATCAGACCGGAAAGCAGATAGGTGGCGAGAAATAATTTCCAGCCGACCCGTCGTTCGACCACGGAGCCGAAGCCCCATAAAAAGAACATGTTGCCCCATAAATGAGCTGAAGACATATGGAGGAACATCGCGGCCAGTGGGCTGACCAACACAGTAAGGAATGTTGGAACCTGTTGCAACACGATCAGCGGGTTGTCAACCAGAGATGGCAGGCTGTGTTCGAGCGTATAAAACAGGATGACATTAGTGGCGATCAGCAGGCTGGTTGTTGTGCAGTGACCTGACTGCTTCCATTCGCCCTCCGGCACGGGTACGGGAGCGATGCTGATATTCTCTATAAAGCGGCGTGTCACCCCTTTGCGCTGTTCATGGTCGGTCAGGTGTAAAAACATCAGGATGAATGCCGGACCGAACAACATTGGGAAAAAGAGAAAGTTCAGATTGCATGCTGCCCACGACTGCAGCATCAGGAGCAAAACGATCAGTATGCTCGCCTTGAGGAGAAACTGTTGTTCCGGGTGCTTTTTCAGGTAGTGAATCAGTTGCTCCATGAGGTCTGGCTTTCTGTTGGGATGTGTTGGTTTTTTCTCACTTTAACGGAGTCGTGACGGTCTTCCCAAGAAAAAAAGTCTGATGGTGACAAAGGGATTGATTCTCATTGGCGGGGGATGGTTTTATGGGAAGAACGGTTTGTTTTTTCGATTCTGTTTAAAACGTAAAAAGACGATTGCCTCATGCCGACCACGCAAACTTTTTTTAATGCACAAAGCTCCCAGCCTTATATCCCCCTGACCGGTCAGGAGATTACCCGGATCAGGCGGCGCAGCCTGCTGCGCAGTTTTGTCAGCTTACTTGGTGCTCTGTTACCTGTGTTGGGCTTCTGTGTCGTGGCCGTATTGGCGCCGATGATGTTTGGTCAGCCGTTGTGGCATGGCATTTTTTTGCTGATGGCTATGGTGCTGGTGGGCGATATGATTTTAGGCCGCCGTCAAATCGGCTGGTTGCGACGTAATTTGACCATGATGCTGACGGGGGCTGCAGGGTATTTTATCACCATGCCCTGGCATAGCGAGATTTTGCCTTCGAGCTGGTCGTCTGTGGATGTTCAGGCAACGGCAGCGAGTTTTTTTCTGATAGGCGGTGTGCTGTTTCTGCTGCTGATCCAGAAACTGGCCCAGATCGGCATCCAGAATGCGCAACGCGCCTTTTTGTTCAAAAAAGACGACATGTCACCGCAAAAACTTCACGAGGATCTCAATCAGCAGGGCGTGACGGCATTTGATCCTTTTTTTGACGCCTTGGCAGAGAGTGGTCGTCCCTACATGACCCGAGCGGAAGTGCTGGCGATCGTGACGGTTCTCAATCAATTACGCGCGCGAATGGAACACGAGAAAAACCGCCAGTAAGCCCTGTCTGATCAGCCCTTGATGTTAATGATCGGCGTCACGTGACAGTGGACGGTGACGAGGTCCTTCTGTTGGTCCATCACGGCAAAAATATCTTTATAGGCCTCAGGTGCCTCATCCAGCGTTCTCTGTGTGACGCGGGCGACAATGCCGTTCATACTGCGACTGAATTCGTTGAGATTGAGCTGATCCTTGGCCGCTTTGCGGCTCAAGATGCGTCCTGCACCATGTGAACTGGACCACAACGCCTCCGGGTTGCCTTTGCCTTCAACAATAAACGACCCGTCACGCATGTTGCCGGGAATCACGCCCATCATGCCCGCTTCAGCATGTGTTGCTCCTTTGCGGTGAATCCACAGCTCCTCCTTTTTCTCAGCATGATTGTGATTGCGATTGATCAACCGGCCCCAGTTGGCTTCTCCGGGGCAGTAATGTTGAACCTGGCGGACAACCCGCCGTATGATCTCATGGCGGTTTTCCAGGGCAAACGCCAAGCAAAAGTCCAGGTCCATAAGGTAGTCGCGACCGTCCGCTGATTCTACGGCCAGACCATCGTGTCCCTGGCGTGCTTTTTTGCCGCCAGACGCCAACGCCATGTAATGTCCGGCAACGGAATGGCCAAGGTTGCGTGAGCCGGAATGGACAATAAGCCACACGGTGTCCTCTTCATCGCAGCCGATTTCAATAAAATGGTTGCCACTGCCCAGCGAGCCCAGTTGCAAAAGACCGTTTTGAACAAATAGCGTGTTGAGAAAATGACTGCGTGACAAATGGTCTGCATCCCAGGCTGTTGCATGTGTATTGTGATGGAAGCCGACGGGAATCGACTCATAGATGGCCTGGAAAATGGCTTTGGCCTGGGCGCGAACCCCATCCGGTTGAAAGGTGGTTGGCACCGCACACATGCCGCAGCCGATATCGTAGCCTACCCAGGCTGGGACGACGACATCCCGTGTGGCGACAACGCCGCCGATGGGCAGGGCATAGCCGAGATGGGCATCCGGCATCAGGGCACCGCAGACGGCAAAATCCTGACGCAATGCCGCATAGAACTGGTCCAGAACCGCTGTATCCGGTGCATCACAAAAAATGTGGTGGGGTTTCATACGACGCTGTTAAATCAGTAATGGCGGGTGAGCATCAGGTGGCTGGTGAACTGGGACACTTCGGCGCTATAGCCATGGTGACAAAACAGGCCGTTGTCGCCATACGCCTTTTTCTTCAAGGCCCATTCCAGGGCAAAATCGATCTGCCATTTGTGCCAGCTGAATCCGGCACCGGTTGTCACGTGATCCGAGGTGATCGCAGGAAAAAACGGAAACAGGTTTTTTGCCGGAACGGGATTGTTGCCATGGTTATAACCCAGGCGCACACTCAGGTTGTTGGTGTAGCGGTATTCCATCCCGATGGCCACCACCCATTGATCATGCCATTCCATGGGGTAGCTGTAGGTCAGTGAGGTTGGCACCTGGTCATTTTCCTGCTGGTCGAGTTTCAGGCGGATATTGCGAACCGCTTTTGACCAGTTGATCCAGTCAACATCCATCGCCAGTTTCAGTCTGCCACCAATCAGGTAGCTGAAACCGAGTCCAACCTGTTGTGGCCAATTGAATCCAGACAGTTCGGCATCGTAATCAACATCGCCCTGCCCGATAGCGGAATAATTGATCCTGGCCTGGCCATCTTTGTAGGTAAGTTTTGATTCCGTCAGGTAGGCGCCGCCAAGCGTCAGGTCGCCCCATTGATATTGAAAGCCCAGACGCAATCCGGTGGTCAGGGCGCGGCTGTCTTTCAACTTCATGCCGAAAAAGGAGAAATCAGCCGTGCCGTCTCCGTTTTCATCAACGGCCAAGCTGGTATGGGGGAACATGTTCATTTCCGCCGTTGCGTAACCACCCTGCAGGCAGATGCCCAGTTTGAGACGGCGGTCTTCACTATGCCATGCCAGGGCCGGAGTGATTTTCATGTAGCTGATATCGCTGGAAAGCTCATCGTGCTCTTGCGCCATGTCCACCCGGTCCGCATACGGCAGCCGGAATTCCTCATAACGCAGCCCCATACCGCCTTGAGCGAAAAAACCAAGACCAAAAATAAATGGCGTGTTTTGAATCGGATGTGCCCAGGCTAAGAGTGGCAGGTGAAACGTCTGTTCTTCTGCAAGAAGGTCGTTGCCATGCTGGTCCTGATGATGATTACGCGGCTGCATCATACTGTCGCCGATGCTGATTTCTCCGCCACAGCAGCCACTGAGACCAGCAGGATTGATGTTCATGGCCGTGACATTGTCGACTAGAGCCAGGTCGGCTCCCCCCATGGCGCTGGAGACCGCACCGTAGCCGATCATATTCATACCGTTCGTTGCCCAGGCTACCGGCGAGAGCCCGCAGACCGCCACAATGATCAGTATCAAAATACGTATGGTTGTTCCAGCATTCATGCCTTGTCCAAGTTAACAACTCAAAACGATCAACCAGGCCAGACAGAGGAGAGGCATGATGTGAAATCGGAGAGTGAGGGGTCCAGAAAGCAATTGAATGAAATGATTCTCGTTTAATGTCGATATTTTTTTAATCTATGTAACTTCTTATCATGTTTGAGCCATGAATGCGAGACTTGTCCGTTGTCGTGGTGTGATTTGTCCACTGGGGAGAAAAAACAAGTTATCGTGATCCATTGCGATCATAGGTCTATCGCCTGAATCAACAGGGAATGCCTGGTTGTGGAGAGTGTCACCATACTGTTGAGGCTGATAGCCCTTATCTGGAATAACCGTTCCAGCATTTCTGGAAAGGCATTTTTTTGTTTAAAAAAATGAAAAAAAATACATTTGCACAGGTTGAACTTTGGCTTTTTTTTGTCTATTTTTGACGGAGTGCTAAAGATATCGATTGGTCTCGTAAAAAGATAGGCACACCGGGAACCTCTCGTTTTTGGCCGCCATTATGGTAATGCGCGGCATCTCTGCTACCCTGATACTGTCCGCTTAAGCCTGTGTGACTCGTTTCAGGGAGCATCACTTTTGAAAGGAGCAGGTTGATGGATCCATTGATCGGTACGATTTTGATGTGGGCGGCAATGAGGGGACAGGCACCAGAAGGATGGTTTTTCTGCCATGGCCAGTTGATAGAAATCAGTCAATACGCAGCGTTGTACAGCTTGATCGGCACCACCTATGGCGGAAACGGGACCACCACGTTTCAGTTGC
This is a stretch of genomic DNA from uncultured Desulfuromonas sp.. It encodes these proteins:
- a CDS encoding rhomboid family intramembrane serine protease: MEQLIHYLKKHPEQQFLLKASILIVLLLMLQSWAACNLNFLFFPMLFGPAFILMFLHLTDHEQRKGVTRRFIENISIAPVPVPEGEWKQSGHCTTTSLLIATNVILFYTLEHSLPSLVDNPLIVLQQVPTFLTVLVSPLAAMFLHMSSAHLWGNMFFLWGFGSVVERRVGWKLFLATYLLSGLISSLAYLDLASWTTGHFPDYPGASGAVAGIIGLYAIRCYFKTILVPLPLLGLLSFFWPLYYQVRMNALVLIGLMFALDLQGGMDPLTLGRNNGMAHWADLFGLGIGIAVAYRYKLHRAAVTEKHLEKGLQPWHSGYGLDQKREDLQAAVKGNPDEHRARLELAETLFASGEHDAARQHYRDVIEEALASDPQAAMMYYHEYYRHLLGMLSPAKQFRLASLYDQQGDHVMAECCLTLLVEDSNTPDALREKAMYQQTLLMERAGDISATRCYLQQFLDNHPDSDLAAKAQNRLQRLQVHP
- a CDS encoding RtcB family protein translates to MKPHHIFCDAPDTAVLDQFYAALRQDFAVCGALMPDAHLGYALPIGGVVATRDVVVPAWVGYDIGCGMCAVPTTFQPDGVRAQAKAIFQAIYESIPVGFHHNTHATAWDADHLSRSHFLNTLFVQNGLLQLGSLGSGNHFIEIGCDEEDTVWLIVHSGSRNLGHSVAGHYMALASGGKKARQGHDGLAVESADGRDYLMDLDFCLAFALENRHEIIRRVVRQVQHYCPGEANWGRLINRNHNHAEKKEELWIHRKGATHAEAGMMGVIPGNMRDGSFIVEGKGNPEALWSSSHGAGRILSRKAAKDQLNLNEFSRSMNGIVARVTQRTLDEAPEAYKDIFAVMDQQKDLVTVHCHVTPIINIKG
- a CDS encoding outer membrane protein transport protein, which encodes MNAGTTIRILILIIVAVCGLSPVAWATNGMNMIGYGAVSSAMGGADLALVDNVTAMNINPAGLSGCCGGEISIGDSMMQPRNHHQDQHGNDLLAEEQTFHLPLLAWAHPIQNTPFIFGLGFFAQGGMGLRYEEFRLPYADRVDMAQEHDELSSDISYMKITPALAWHSEDRRLKLGICLQGGYATAEMNMFPHTSLAVDENGDGTADFSFFGMKLKDSRALTTGLRLGFQYQWGDLTLGGAYLTESKLTYKDGQARINYSAIGQGDVDYDAELSGFNWPQQVGLGFSYLIGGRLKLAMDVDWINWSKAVRNIRLKLDQQENDQVPTSLTYSYPMEWHDQWVVAIGMEYRYTNNLSVRLGYNHGNNPVPAKNLFPFFPAITSDHVTTGAGFSWHKWQIDFALEWALKKKAYGDNGLFCHHGYSAEVSQFTSHLMLTRHY